In one Haloplanus salinus genomic region, the following are encoded:
- a CDS encoding MBL fold metallo-hydrolase, producing the protein MTVRHDSLSIRWLGYATARLSDGETTVYTDPGRYGVLTGEWDAPAGVDTRHPAGPAYDARDGDVVLVTHDHHYDPDGIRRVAAPDATLVVYDGVDAERAGRPPAPEALAGTEGYDLLRIGERETVAAGDVPVRSVPAYNDPDGPHAGPDGSVTHPEGFGVGYRFVVGGVSILWPGDSDTLPLHRELDVSLLLANVSGSVCMDRHEAAGLAEALDPNLVCPIHYDTQSFLAADSRAFAADVAGRGVPVVLDEGWA; encoded by the coding sequence ATGACCGTCCGCCACGACAGCCTCTCGATCCGCTGGCTCGGCTACGCCACCGCCCGCCTCAGCGACGGCGAGACGACCGTCTACACCGATCCCGGCCGCTACGGCGTCCTGACCGGCGAGTGGGACGCCCCCGCGGGCGTCGATACCCGTCACCCCGCTGGCCCGGCATACGACGCCCGCGACGGCGACGTGGTCCTCGTCACCCACGACCACCACTACGATCCCGACGGGATTCGCCGCGTCGCCGCGCCCGACGCGACGCTCGTCGTCTACGACGGCGTCGACGCCGAACGGGCGGGGCGTCCACCTGCGCCCGAGGCGCTCGCGGGGACGGAGGGGTACGACCTGCTCCGGATCGGGGAGCGGGAGACGGTCGCGGCGGGAGACGTTCCGGTCCGAAGCGTGCCCGCGTACAACGACCCCGACGGGCCGCACGCAGGGCCGGACGGCTCGGTCACGCATCCCGAGGGGTTCGGCGTCGGCTACCGCTTCGTCGTCGGTGGCGTGTCGATCCTCTGGCCCGGCGACTCCGACACGTTACCCCTGCATCGCGAACTCGACGTCTCACTCCTCCTCGCCAACGTCTCGGGATCGGTGTGTATGGACCGCCACGAGGCCGCCGGCCTCGCCGAGGCGCTCGACCCGAATCTCGTCTGTCCGATCCACTACGACACACAGTCGTTCCTCGCGGCGGATTCGCGGGCGTTCGCGGCCGACGTGGCCGGCCGCGGGGTTCCGGTCGTCCTCGACGAGGGGTGGGCGTAG
- a CDS encoding DNA topoisomerase IV subunit A, producing the protein MSTQDERARQQLIDLAAEFYDQFAGGEVPEMTLPTRTKSNIEYDEESGVWVYGDRTSTRSANSVRGARKLLKATYTIDFLARQLEEGRSSTLRELYYLSESWDAEEAAFSDQDESNQLIEDLEIVSEVTREDFHMRPEESGATLMGPLELREQTRRGEREIHCQEDVGEGGYQIPNNPDTIDFLDHDVDFILCVETGGMRDRLVENGFDTDYNALIVHLKGQPARATRRITKRLHDELDLPVVVFTDGDPWSYRIYGSVAYGSIKSAHLSEYLATPEAEFVGIQPADIVEYDLPTDPLADSDVNALESELEDPRFMTDYWTEQIELQLDIGKKAEQQALASRGLDFVTDEYLPTRLHEMGVL; encoded by the coding sequence ATGAGTACACAGGACGAACGCGCCAGACAGCAGTTGATCGACCTCGCGGCGGAGTTCTACGATCAGTTCGCCGGCGGCGAGGTGCCGGAGATGACCCTCCCCACGCGAACGAAAAGCAACATCGAGTACGACGAGGAGAGCGGCGTGTGGGTGTACGGCGACCGCACCTCCACCCGGTCGGCCAACTCCGTCCGCGGCGCCCGGAAGCTCCTCAAAGCGACCTACACCATCGACTTCCTCGCCCGGCAGTTGGAGGAGGGCCGGTCCTCGACGCTCCGTGAACTCTACTACCTCTCGGAGTCGTGGGACGCCGAGGAGGCGGCCTTCTCGGATCAGGACGAGTCGAACCAACTGATCGAGGACCTCGAAATCGTCTCCGAGGTGACCCGCGAGGACTTCCACATGCGGCCGGAGGAATCGGGGGCGACGCTGATGGGACCGCTCGAACTCCGCGAGCAGACCCGCCGGGGCGAGCGCGAGATTCACTGTCAGGAGGACGTGGGCGAGGGGGGGTACCAGATTCCGAACAACCCCGACACCATCGACTTCCTCGACCACGACGTCGATTTCATCCTCTGTGTCGAGACCGGTGGAATGCGTGATCGGCTGGTCGAGAACGGCTTCGACACCGACTACAACGCCCTCATCGTCCACCTCAAGGGCCAGCCGGCGCGCGCGACTCGGCGAATCACCAAGCGGCTTCACGACGAACTCGACCTCCCCGTCGTCGTGTTCACCGACGGCGATCCGTGGTCGTATCGCATCTACGGCTCCGTCGCCTACGGGTCGATCAAGAGCGCCCACCTCTCGGAGTATCTCGCGACGCCCGAAGCCGAGTTCGTCGGCATCCAGCCCGCGGATATCGTGGAGTACGACCTGCCGACCGATCCGCTCGCCGACTCGGACGTCAACGCGCTGGAGTCCGAACTGGAGGACCCGCGCTTCATGACCGACTACTGGACGGAACAGATCGAACTCCAGCTCGATATCGGCAAGAAAGCCGAACAGCAGGCGCTCGCCTCCCGGGGTCTGGATTTCGTCACCGACGAGTACCTCCCGACCCGGCTGCACGAGATGGGGGTCCTGTAG
- a CDS encoding SipW-dependent-type signal peptide-containing protein: MTDERFDVSRRKALAALGTIGVASAGAGLGTSAYFSDQETFENNRLAAGTLDMKVAATEYYSDWSSDEAELAGMASDVDSTDIRLPPGEGQSDAQAIALDFDDDYRGDVYGAFFGTTASDADGTPYNEVNGGVAAAEDGGLCGTESDADGPMIIDIGDVKPGDFGGAQFAFELCDNPGYVWLTGGLRDANENGRTEPEADDPDEEDGVVELLDEIQVASSVGAINADPSGFEDTGSGFQPVEQYTLREFLTRLSDGPGEEFSAGTMNAELGGGTGEQGCFAGETVHQVSVVWWLPINHGNQVQSDSVSFDLGFYTEQCRHNDGEGTAVRTLTDANDYGFEAESGGGTRGDGYWTDADGVDNSNDDPYEQLYLGGFPDVATLDPLPTPFTLGDIGSVSYRTRTDADETQDYFLEIYTVTDGTNDDAWYGRLLQALPGDALNRNAPAGEWVTWSTDPGRNQLTWKDYNRSGISFGTRTGVTLADLQSTTAFDWSGFVSGAGPTAINYRDEEILTFRVATASGWYDSHEGDLDAVQIDLTSGDSVLFDLE, encoded by the coding sequence ATGACGGACGAACGATTCGACGTTTCACGGCGGAAGGCACTGGCCGCACTCGGCACCATCGGCGTCGCCTCGGCGGGGGCGGGCCTCGGGACGAGCGCGTACTTCTCCGATCAGGAGACGTTCGAAAACAACCGGTTGGCCGCGGGGACGCTGGACATGAAGGTAGCGGCGACCGAGTACTACTCCGACTGGTCGTCCGACGAGGCCGAACTCGCGGGCATGGCGTCCGACGTGGACTCGACCGACATCCGCCTGCCGCCGGGCGAGGGCCAGAGCGACGCACAGGCCATCGCGCTCGACTTCGACGACGACTATCGGGGAGACGTGTACGGCGCGTTCTTCGGTACGACCGCCTCGGACGCGGACGGAACCCCGTACAACGAGGTCAACGGCGGCGTCGCAGCCGCCGAGGACGGCGGCCTCTGTGGGACCGAGAGCGACGCCGACGGGCCGATGATCATCGATATCGGCGACGTGAAACCGGGTGACTTCGGCGGCGCGCAGTTCGCGTTCGAACTGTGTGACAACCCCGGCTACGTCTGGCTCACGGGTGGTCTCCGGGACGCCAACGAGAACGGGCGGACCGAACCCGAGGCGGACGACCCCGACGAGGAGGACGGCGTCGTGGAACTTCTCGACGAGATCCAGGTCGCCTCCAGCGTCGGTGCGATCAACGCGGATCCGTCGGGGTTCGAGGACACCGGGTCCGGCTTCCAGCCCGTCGAGCAGTACACGCTCCGAGAGTTCCTGACTCGTCTCAGCGACGGCCCCGGCGAGGAGTTCTCCGCCGGGACGATGAACGCCGAGCTAGGTGGCGGCACGGGCGAACAGGGCTGTTTCGCCGGCGAGACGGTCCATCAGGTGAGCGTCGTCTGGTGGCTCCCGATCAACCACGGGAACCAGGTTCAGTCCGACTCCGTCAGCTTCGACCTCGGGTTCTACACCGAGCAGTGCCGGCACAACGACGGCGAGGGGACGGCCGTCCGGACGCTTACCGACGCGAACGACTACGGCTTCGAGGCGGAGAGCGGTGGCGGGACGAGGGGTGACGGCTACTGGACCGACGCCGACGGCGTCGACAACTCCAACGACGACCCGTACGAACAGCTCTATCTCGGCGGATTCCCGGACGTAGCGACGCTCGATCCGCTCCCAACGCCGTTCACGCTCGGCGACATAGGGAGCGTCAGCTATCGGACCCGCACGGACGCGGACGAGACGCAGGACTACTTCCTGGAAATCTACACCGTCACCGACGGCACGAACGACGACGCTTGGTATGGCCGGCTGTTACAGGCGTTACCCGGCGACGCGCTGAACCGGAACGCGCCCGCGGGCGAGTGGGTCACTTGGTCGACCGATCCGGGTCGGAATCAGCTCACGTGGAAAGACTACAACCGGAGTGGCATCTCCTTCGGCACACGGACCGGCGTTACGCTCGCCGATCTGCAGTCGACGACTGCCTTCGACTGGTCGGGCTTCGTGAGCGGTGCCGGCCCGACGGCGATCAACTACCGTGACGAGGAGATACTGACGTTCCGCGTCGCCACCGCCAGTGGGTGGTACGACTCCCACGAAGGCGACCTCGACGCGGTTCAGATCGACCTCACCTCCGGCGACAGCGTGCTGTTCGATCTGGAGTAA
- a CDS encoding DNA topoisomerase VI subunit B, with translation MTSFQSTLGDEGGIAEELAENQRAISIAEFFEKNKHMLGFDSGARGLVTAVKEAVDNALDATEEAGIAPDIYVEIAEAGDYYKLIVEDNGPGITKEQIPRVFGKLLYGSRFHAREQSLTPDQRVLVRRDGDIEFVPIGILCDAYLPVDGEGTAPIPDDIEAPAFDRDTHEMTWEPVTHAIRHETEERTYEITTEKGRTVEVTGNHSVFSVTQDGETKEVRASDLDSGDTILTPRRLPSPDETVESVNLLEHITPEQLDGRRVYVYGFDEETLAELRTGETVRKKPNPDSARERYYYRYDGVDILRDSLESNYVEKGYLPAETVLELGWEEKAADCEFKAYRVGGDETTVPVTLPVDDALVELLAYYISEGHTGDRQVGFTFGSHEADLIESTERAVAGITGSTTTVERERNSTRVKAFGSPLARFLDSVCGDKATNKRIPGFVFEMASEYQRRFIAALYEGDGSDSHPSNELSHTTTSETLARQLSALWNVQGVLASTEVHEDTSGYADDPSTTYRTKVYGEDAAIGDVFETATDAGEQGYKRIPTSLLDDVRVADARHETVPDTIPGLLMGAGVGSKIEHAEVYRSLIERALDGERVEKPRYVNNLVEAGLLDGDHQPTEHLEELWETVMNLHGLTDSDMCLLPVTSVEETEPPEYVYDISVPGATGHDENFVVANEGALSVKNSRGQQGIGISAAVLYSQLTSGKPAKITSRTQGSADAEYFELIVDTDDNEPEIREERTTSWDRPHGTRIELEMEANMRARNQLHDYIKHTAVVNPHARVELREPGLDEPLKFERGTDQLPDETEEIRPHPHGVELGTLLKMLEATESYSVSGFLQGEFTRVGGKTATKVCDRFRDEHFGREMAWTTPSPHDEADVEDAVLDAVANKSAEATAWFAGRVAETVGDRERLAHHELGGVVSTLADATEEEFDETFGTTVRENAVAAAWGELTRPELLTASLYERIDDATSTRKADAAVRGLAERLTDKFAAADDSRHRAARDELVAYVDRSADRVEEAADATFGETARGNVVEALWTHMRTVPDDLPRVRTIADDRDTASELLEAMRGTDILAPPTDCLSPITADLVEAGLRKEFDADFYAAATRDAEVHGGDPFIVEAGIAYGDDLESEGSVDVMRFANRVPLVYQRGACAITDVVKGIGWRNYGLDQPGGSGLPSGPAVIMVHVASTNVPFTSESKDAVANVPEIEDEVELAIREAARELKSYLNRRRSLEKRRKKQDVLGRILPEMADKLAAVTGRDRPNIDGALGRIMNNVIVERAVEDGTVTLAVRNHSDRTETPEVTDIVTAAPTAVGDGASVVDLDDEWFVQWSPSVSAGETATLTYEVSEAATFDVDVEGVESEKLTVNA, from the coding sequence ATGACATCGTTCCAGTCGACGCTCGGCGACGAAGGGGGGATCGCCGAGGAGCTGGCCGAGAACCAGCGGGCCATCTCCATCGCCGAGTTCTTCGAGAAGAACAAACACATGCTCGGCTTCGACTCCGGGGCCAGAGGGCTGGTGACCGCCGTCAAGGAGGCGGTGGACAACGCCCTCGACGCCACGGAGGAAGCCGGCATCGCCCCCGACATCTACGTCGAAATCGCCGAGGCGGGCGACTACTACAAACTGATCGTCGAGGACAACGGCCCGGGAATCACGAAAGAACAGATCCCACGTGTGTTCGGGAAACTACTGTACGGGTCCCGATTTCACGCCCGTGAGCAGTCGTTGACGCCGGACCAGCGGGTGTTGGTTCGTCGCGATGGCGACATCGAATTCGTACCCATCGGGATCCTCTGTGATGCCTATCTCCCCGTCGATGGGGAGGGCACCGCCCCGATTCCCGACGACATCGAAGCGCCCGCGTTCGACCGCGACACCCACGAGATGACGTGGGAGCCGGTGACACACGCGATCCGACACGAGACCGAGGAGCGAACGTACGAGATCACCACGGAGAAAGGCCGGACGGTCGAAGTGACCGGCAATCACAGCGTCTTCAGTGTCACGCAAGATGGGGAGACGAAGGAGGTTCGCGCGTCCGACCTCGATTCCGGTGACACGATTCTGACGCCGCGTCGGCTCCCATCACCCGACGAGACGGTCGAGTCGGTGAACCTCCTCGAACATATCACGCCCGAGCAGCTGGACGGCCGTCGCGTCTACGTCTACGGCTTCGACGAGGAGACGCTGGCCGAGCTTCGGACCGGCGAGACGGTACGGAAGAAACCGAATCCGGACAGTGCCCGCGAACGCTACTACTATCGGTACGACGGCGTCGACATCCTTCGGGACAGCCTGGAGAGCAACTACGTCGAGAAGGGCTACCTGCCGGCGGAGACGGTGCTCGAACTCGGTTGGGAGGAGAAAGCCGCCGACTGCGAGTTCAAGGCCTACCGGGTCGGTGGCGACGAGACGACGGTACCGGTTACGCTCCCGGTCGACGACGCGCTCGTCGAACTACTCGCGTACTACATCTCCGAGGGACACACGGGAGACCGACAGGTGGGGTTCACCTTCGGTAGCCACGAGGCGGACTTAATCGAATCGACCGAACGGGCCGTGGCGGGAATCACCGGCTCGACGACGACCGTCGAGCGCGAACGAAACTCGACGCGCGTGAAGGCCTTCGGCTCACCGCTCGCGAGGTTCCTCGACTCCGTCTGTGGCGATAAAGCGACGAACAAACGAATCCCAGGATTCGTCTTCGAAATGGCGAGCGAATATCAGCGGCGGTTCATCGCCGCACTCTACGAGGGCGACGGCTCCGACTCCCACCCAAGCAACGAACTCTCACATACGACGACGAGTGAAACGCTCGCTCGACAGCTCTCAGCCCTCTGGAACGTGCAAGGGGTGCTGGCGAGTACGGAAGTACACGAGGATACGAGCGGCTACGCCGACGATCCGTCGACGACCTACCGGACCAAAGTGTACGGCGAGGACGCGGCGATAGGAGACGTGTTCGAGACGGCGACCGATGCCGGCGAACAGGGGTACAAGCGAATCCCCACCTCGCTTCTCGACGACGTTCGCGTTGCGGACGCGCGCCACGAGACGGTTCCCGACACGATACCGGGGCTGTTGATGGGTGCCGGCGTTGGCTCGAAGATCGAACACGCCGAAGTGTATCGGTCGCTCATCGAACGCGCCCTTGACGGCGAACGCGTCGAGAAGCCGCGCTACGTCAACAACCTCGTGGAAGCGGGGCTGCTCGACGGCGATCACCAGCCGACAGAGCACCTAGAAGAACTCTGGGAAACCGTGATGAATCTCCACGGGCTCACCGACTCCGACATGTGCCTCCTCCCGGTGACCTCCGTCGAAGAAACCGAGCCGCCGGAGTACGTTTACGACATCTCGGTGCCCGGTGCGACCGGGCACGACGAGAACTTCGTCGTCGCCAACGAAGGCGCACTGAGCGTGAAGAACAGCCGCGGTCAGCAGGGGATCGGAATCTCCGCCGCCGTCCTCTACTCCCAGCTAACGTCCGGCAAACCCGCCAAGATCACCAGCCGCACCCAGGGGAGCGCCGACGCCGAGTACTTCGAACTGATCGTCGACACCGACGACAACGAACCGGAGATCAGGGAGGAGAGAACGACCTCGTGGGACCGTCCTCACGGCACCCGGATCGAGTTGGAGATGGAGGCGAACATGCGGGCGCGCAACCAGCTCCACGACTACATCAAACACACCGCGGTCGTCAACCCGCACGCCCGCGTCGAACTCCGGGAACCGGGGCTGGACGAGCCGTTGAAGTTCGAGCGCGGGACCGACCAGTTGCCCGACGAAACGGAGGAGATCCGCCCACACCCACACGGCGTCGAGCTCGGGACGCTCCTGAAGATGCTGGAGGCGACGGAGTCGTACTCGGTCTCGGGCTTCCTCCAAGGCGAGTTCACGCGCGTCGGCGGGAAGACGGCCACGAAGGTGTGTGACCGCTTCCGCGACGAACACTTCGGGCGGGAGATGGCGTGGACGACGCCGAGCCCACACGACGAGGCGGACGTCGAAGACGCCGTTCTCGACGCCGTCGCCAACAAGAGCGCCGAGGCGACGGCGTGGTTCGCCGGGCGGGTGGCGGAGACGGTCGGCGACCGGGAGCGCCTCGCCCACCACGAACTCGGCGGCGTCGTCAGCACCCTCGCGGACGCGACCGAGGAGGAGTTCGACGAGACGTTCGGCACCACGGTCCGGGAAAACGCCGTTGCGGCGGCGTGGGGCGAACTCACGCGCCCCGAACTGCTGACCGCGTCGCTGTACGAGCGGATCGACGACGCGACCAGTACTCGGAAGGCCGACGCGGCGGTGCGGGGGCTGGCCGAACGCCTCACGGACAAGTTCGCGGCGGCCGACGACTCGCGCCACCGGGCAGCCCGGGACGAACTCGTGGCGTACGTCGACCGCTCCGCGGATCGGGTCGAGGAAGCCGCGGACGCGACGTTCGGCGAGACGGCCCGCGGGAACGTCGTCGAGGCACTCTGGACCCACATGCGGACGGTGCCCGACGACCTTCCACGGGTGCGGACGATCGCCGACGACCGCGACACCGCCTCCGAGTTACTGGAGGCGATGCGCGGGACGGACATCCTCGCGCCGCCGACGGACTGCCTTTCCCCCATCACCGCCGACCTGGTCGAGGCCGGCCTCCGCAAGGAGTTCGATGCGGACTTCTACGCGGCCGCGACCCGCGACGCCGAGGTCCACGGCGGTGACCCCTTCATCGTCGAGGCGGGCATCGCCTACGGCGACGACTTGGAGAGCGAGGGGTCGGTCGACGTGATGCGCTTCGCCAACCGCGTCCCCCTCGTCTATCAGCGCGGGGCGTGTGCCATCACCGACGTGGTGAAAGGCATCGGCTGGCGCAACTACGGGCTCGACCAACCGGGCGGGAGTGGCCTCCCGTCCGGCCCCGCGGTGATCATGGTCCACGTCGCCTCGACGAACGTCCCCTTCACCAGCGAGTCGAAGGACGCGGTGGCGAACGTCCCCGAAATCGAGGACGAGGTCGAACTCGCCATCCGCGAGGCCGCGCGGGAGCTGAAATCCTACCTCAACCGTCGGCGGTCGCTGGAGAAGCGGCGAAAAAAACAGGACGTGCTCGGGCGCATCCTGCCGGAGATGGCCGATAAGCTCGCCGCAGTGACCGGCCGTGACCGCCCGAACATCGACGGCGCGCTCGGCCGCATCATGAACAACGTGATCGTCGAGCGAGCGGTGGAAGACGGAACGGTGACGCTCGCGGTGCGGAACCACTCGGACCGAACGGAGACGCCGGAGGTAACCGACATCGTCACCGCGGCACCGACGGCGGTGGGCGACGGTGCGTCGGTGGTCGACTTGGACGACGAGTGGTTCGTGCAGTGGTCCCCGTCGGTGTCGGCGGGCGAGACGGCGACGCTCACCTACGAGGTGAGCGAGGCGGCGACCTTCGACGTCGACGTAGAGGGCGTCGAGAGCGAGAAACTCACGGTGAACGCTTAA
- the ligA gene encoding ATP-dependent DNA ligase LigA, producing the protein MDFADFADRAAAVEAESADLEVTSLVADLFVDSGIDLPVVARLLLGRVVPAWDSTTLDVGPSLCHEALARAAGPNVIADDVADRLAEAGEIGAVAESLDLDGQQGLATFGAADPEPLTVAEVDTRLRDLAAAAGAGSHDHKVDVLFGLFNRADSLSARYLARLVLSEMRVGVGEGIVRDAIAEAFDVPVAAVERALQVENDCGAVAVRARDKGTDGLNAAALVVGRPVSAMLAQAGTAVDALDAWASVAVETKFDGARVQVHHDPAGDTRVFSRNLEDVTDALPEIVEFVAGIDVPVILDGEALAVDDAGDPLPFQEVLRRFRRKHDVARMREEVTIEFRAFDCLHVDGTDLLDAPLLDRRERLTDVLSPVVDRRATDAARGAALSPFAVVDGADAIAAHEADALDAGHEGIMLKDPDSAYTPGKRGQNWLKRKPDVETLDLVVTGAEWGEGRRANHLGTFLLSARAEDGFVTIGKVATGITDERLADLTDRLEPLIRGREGTEVDVEPRVVLEVGYEEIQASPTYGSGYALRFPRFVAVREDKTPNEADSLARVERLVDG; encoded by the coding sequence ATGGACTTCGCCGACTTCGCCGACCGCGCCGCCGCCGTCGAGGCCGAATCCGCCGACCTCGAAGTTACCTCGCTGGTTGCGGACCTGTTCGTCGACTCCGGCATCGACCTCCCCGTCGTCGCCCGTCTCCTGCTCGGGCGCGTCGTCCCCGCGTGGGACTCGACGACCCTCGACGTGGGGCCCTCGCTCTGCCACGAGGCGCTCGCCCGCGCCGCCGGGCCGAACGTCATCGCCGACGACGTGGCCGACCGACTCGCCGAGGCGGGCGAAATCGGCGCCGTCGCCGAGTCGCTGGACCTCGACGGCCAGCAGGGACTCGCCACGTTCGGCGCCGCCGACCCCGAGCCGCTGACCGTCGCCGAGGTGGACACCCGTCTCCGTGACCTCGCCGCCGCCGCCGGCGCCGGGAGCCACGACCACAAGGTGGACGTCCTCTTCGGCCTGTTCAACCGGGCCGACTCGCTCTCGGCGCGCTATCTGGCGCGGCTCGTCCTCTCTGAGATGCGCGTCGGCGTCGGCGAGGGTATCGTCCGCGACGCCATCGCCGAGGCGTTCGACGTGCCCGTCGCCGCGGTCGAACGCGCCCTGCAGGTGGAGAACGACTGCGGTGCGGTTGCCGTCCGCGCCCGCGACAAGGGAACGGACGGGTTGAACGCGGCGGCACTCGTCGTCGGCCGACCGGTGAGCGCGATGCTCGCGCAGGCCGGCACGGCGGTCGACGCCCTCGACGCCTGGGCGTCGGTCGCCGTCGAGACCAAGTTCGACGGCGCACGGGTCCAGGTCCACCACGATCCGGCGGGCGACACCCGCGTGTTCTCCAGAAACCTGGAGGACGTGACCGACGCCCTGCCGGAGATCGTCGAGTTCGTCGCCGGGATCGACGTCCCCGTCATCCTGGATGGCGAGGCGCTCGCCGTCGACGACGCGGGCGACCCGCTTCCCTTTCAGGAGGTGCTCCGCCGGTTCCGCCGCAAACACGACGTGGCACGGATGCGCGAGGAGGTGACGATCGAGTTCAGGGCGTTCGACTGCCTCCACGTCGACGGGACGGACCTGCTCGACGCGCCGTTGCTCGACCGGCGGGAGCGACTGACCGACGTACTGTCGCCGGTCGTCGACCGCCGGGCCACGGACGCAGCTCGTGGCGCCGCGCTCTCCCCGTTCGCCGTCGTCGACGGCGCAGACGCCATCGCCGCGCACGAGGCCGACGCCCTCGACGCGGGCCACGAAGGGATCATGCTCAAGGACCCCGACTCGGCGTACACGCCGGGCAAGCGGGGGCAGAACTGGCTGAAACGCAAGCCGGACGTCGAGACGCTGGACCTCGTAGTCACGGGCGCCGAGTGGGGGGAGGGGCGCCGGGCGAACCACCTCGGGACGTTCCTGCTGTCGGCACGGGCCGAAGACGGCTTCGTCACCATCGGCAAGGTGGCGACGGGGATCACGGACGAGCGGCTGGCGGACTTGACCGACCGGCTCGAACCCCTGATCCGGGGGCGGGAGGGGACCGAGGTGGACGTCGAGCCACGGGTCGTCTTGGAGGTGGGTTACGAGGAGATCCAGGCGTCGCCGACTTACGGGTCGGGCTACGCGCTCCGGTTCCCGCGCTTCGTCGCGGTCCGGGAGGACAAGACGCCGAATGAGGCGGACTCGCTGGCGCGGGTGGAGCGGCTGGTCGACGGCTGA